In Tachypleus tridentatus isolate NWPU-2018 chromosome 7, ASM421037v1, whole genome shotgun sequence, a genomic segment contains:
- the LOC143255973 gene encoding uncharacterized protein LOC143255973 yields the protein MDRWKMCHSTDFLKIPTEEDDGLQLSIGKTGHPQSIPDFVVNILSGTKSDDPLSPDYVPSIFHFTRSPVKRRKAAELCEYENRKEVTKRRKEQQKRHEAAAGLLDSAFIESAGTVATDSSCTDSADELEATCDNFDLCTSQYTTETCMQTEISFTDLVRLESECQQLQNEVLHYKSTAKANCFEDATFANDDEKVKYCTGLPSYAVMMIKFNQIYRYFRDTQSVSKFQQFILTLMRL from the exons atggacaggtggaaaatgtgtcatagtacagatttcctaaagatcccgaccgaagaagacgatggattgcagctgtcaataggaaaaactggacacccacagagcataccagactttgtagtaaacattttgtcag ggacgaagagtgatgatcccctatcacctgactatgtaccttccatatttcattttacacgttctcccgtgaagagaaggaaagctgctgaattgtgtgaatatgaaaacaggaaagaagtgaccaaaaggagaaaagaacaacaaaagagacaTGAAGCTGCTGCTGGGCTGCTTGACTCTGCTTTCATAGAATCTGCTGGCACTGTTGCCACTGATAGCAGCTGTACTGATTCTGCTGATGAACTTGAAGCTACATGTGataattttgacttgtgtacatcacaatatacaactgAGACATGTATGCAGACGGAAATATCATTCACAGACTTAGTTAGACTTGAATCTGAATGCCAACAGTTGCAGAATGAAGTCCTCCACTATAAAAGTACAGCAAAAGCGAACTGTTTCGAAGATGCTACTTTTGCAAATGACGACGAGAAGGTCAAATACTGTACAGGTCTGCCGTCATATGCAGTGATGATGATCAAATTCAACCAAATTTACAGATATTTCCGAGATACACAGTCAGTCTCTAAATTTCAACAATTCATATTGACACTCATGAGACTGTGA